In the Leptospira sp. WS4.C2 genome, one interval contains:
- a CDS encoding sodium:solute symporter family protein, with product MFVTLSPIDYLILLVFVGFMIVIGVLLKKSMNQSSDFLLAGRQIPSWITGIAFISANISALELLGMSASGAEYGFLTFHFYYLGAIPGMIFLGIFMMPFYYSSKIRSVPEYLRYRFNRPAHLVNSLITLLSLALGSGIYLYSLSLVFETMFGWNPHFSILFSAGIVLIYTYFGGLSSSIYTEVMQFFLTVIGLFPLVIIGLTRLGGWDGLMQKIPNSHKHMWQGLANGQNELGWDLLSVTVGLGFVLSFSYWTCGFTEVQRAMAAKDYRAARRTPLIGAMFKLFLPFLTVIPGLIALAEFSKEMNGEYNKSFIILLKNFYPSGMLGLGTTALLAAFMAGMSSSITAMNTIFTYDIYQTYISKNKEDKDYLKVGKRSTMFAIVFAIFASYIAMQFENIMNYIQLLFSFFNAPLISIFLLGMFWKRASGWSAFYGMILGTSSGLVHFILYSLGILYYKSDMVSNFYGAIYSGLVCFLSMVIVSYIETEDTTKDLHGLIYSDRDKTNPFWDPRILAWGVGLIVLLAGFNIVFA from the coding sequence ATGTTCGTAACCCTTTCTCCCATCGATTATCTAATCCTTTTGGTCTTTGTTGGGTTTATGATTGTGATTGGGGTTTTACTAAAGAAATCCATGAACCAATCGAGTGATTTCCTTCTAGCGGGAAGGCAGATTCCCAGTTGGATTACGGGAATCGCTTTTATCTCGGCCAATATTTCTGCCTTAGAATTGTTAGGGATGAGTGCCAGCGGGGCAGAATATGGATTTTTGACCTTCCATTTTTACTATTTAGGTGCCATTCCTGGAATGATCTTTCTTGGAATCTTTATGATGCCATTTTATTATTCCTCAAAAATCAGAAGTGTTCCTGAATACTTACGGTATCGTTTCAACAGGCCTGCCCATTTAGTCAATTCGTTGATTACCTTATTATCTTTGGCACTTGGATCAGGAATTTATCTTTATTCTTTGTCTTTGGTGTTCGAAACTATGTTTGGTTGGAATCCTCATTTCTCCATTTTGTTTAGTGCCGGTATTGTTCTCATTTATACATACTTTGGTGGACTCAGTTCTTCTATTTATACTGAGGTGATGCAATTTTTTTTAACCGTAATTGGATTGTTCCCACTAGTCATCATCGGATTGACAAGGTTAGGTGGTTGGGATGGGCTTATGCAAAAAATTCCGAATTCACACAAACATATGTGGCAAGGACTTGCCAATGGACAAAATGAACTCGGATGGGATTTGTTGAGTGTAACCGTGGGACTTGGTTTTGTATTATCTTTTTCGTATTGGACTTGTGGGTTTACGGAAGTACAGCGGGCAATGGCGGCTAAAGATTACCGAGCCGCAAGAAGAACTCCTCTTATCGGAGCTATGTTCAAATTATTTTTACCATTTTTAACAGTAATTCCTGGGTTAATTGCCTTAGCAGAATTTTCAAAAGAGATGAATGGCGAATATAATAAAAGTTTTATCATCTTATTAAAGAACTTTTATCCCTCCGGAATGTTAGGTCTTGGAACGACAGCACTCCTTGCCGCTTTTATGGCAGGTATGTCCAGTTCCATTACCGCCATGAATACTATCTTTACTTATGATATTTATCAAACATATATTAGTAAAAACAAAGAAGATAAAGATTATTTAAAGGTAGGAAAACGTTCCACTATGTTTGCTATCGTTTTCGCCATTTTTGCTTCTTACATTGCCATGCAGTTTGAGAACATTATGAATTACATCCAACTACTGTTTTCTTTTTTTAATGCACCTCTCATTTCAATATTTTTGCTCGGGATGTTTTGGAAACGTGCTTCCGGTTGGAGTGCCTTCTACGGTATGATCCTTGGAACATCGAGTGGCCTCGTTCATTTTATCCTATATTCATTGGGAATTTTATATTACAAATCGGATATGGTTTCTAATTTTTATGGGGCGATTTATTCGGGATTAGTTTGTTTTCTCTCGATGGTAATTGTAAGTTATATAGAAACAGAGGATACCACCAAAGATCTTCATGGTTTGATTTATTCTGACAGAGATAAAACAAATCCATTTTGGGATCCTCGAATTTTAGCCTGGGGAGTTGGACTCATTGTCCTTCTTGCAGGATTTAATATCGTTTTTGCATAA